Proteins encoded in a region of the Candidatus Cloacimonadota bacterium genome:
- a CDS encoding 2-oxoacid:acceptor oxidoreductase subunit alpha, whose amino-acid sequence MLKKEKSKTLKSTRTKTSKGKTKSTAVKQDSKLNELQTDRERKTVIMQGNEAVAYGALDAGVNFFAGYPITPSTEIAEILAAELPKRGGTFIQMEDEIASICAITGASLAGAKSLTATSGPGFSLMQEGIGFAKITETPCVVVNVQRMGPSTGMPTSPAQGDIMQSRWGSHGDSPAIVLYPDSVKESYELTIRSVNLSEKYRTCVILLLDEVLGHMRESVRLPDIANARVINRIKPTVPPHWYKHYDENQKYLSPLASYGDGYRFHVTGLTHDAHGFPTNKSTEAGEMMERLRKKISYNIRDLVQIESHEMDDARIAIFAAGITARAAKAAIAMARHEGIKVGLLRPLTIWPFPDDAVRKMLRDVETVIVPELNQGQLIHEIRRLTKDKSDSDVLTIQRVNGQLITPNDILRKIKEVS is encoded by the coding sequence ATGTTAAAAAAAGAAAAAAGCAAAACCTTAAAATCCACAAGAACAAAAACTAGTAAGGGCAAAACTAAAAGTACAGCTGTAAAGCAGGACTCAAAACTTAATGAACTGCAAACAGACCGCGAGCGTAAAACTGTTATCATGCAAGGAAATGAAGCGGTTGCTTACGGAGCTCTGGATGCCGGAGTTAACTTTTTTGCCGGATATCCTATTACTCCTTCAACCGAAATTGCCGAAATACTGGCCGCAGAATTACCCAAGCGCGGTGGTACATTTATCCAAATGGAAGACGAAATTGCCTCCATTTGTGCCATTACAGGAGCTTCTCTGGCTGGGGCGAAATCTTTAACTGCCACTAGCGGTCCGGGTTTCTCGCTTATGCAAGAAGGAATAGGTTTCGCAAAAATTACCGAAACCCCCTGTGTAGTGGTTAATGTGCAACGCATGGGTCCTTCAACCGGAATGCCAACAAGCCCCGCTCAGGGCGATATTATGCAGTCTCGGTGGGGCAGTCATGGCGATTCCCCAGCGATTGTGTTATATCCCGATAGCGTGAAAGAGAGCTATGAGCTTACGATACGCTCAGTGAATCTTTCTGAAAAATACCGTACTTGCGTTATCTTGCTCTTAGATGAAGTATTGGGACACATGCGTGAATCCGTACGCTTGCCAGATATTGCAAACGCAAGAGTGATAAACAGAATCAAACCAACCGTACCGCCACACTGGTATAAACACTACGATGAAAACCAGAAATATCTTTCTCCTTTGGCAAGTTACGGCGATGGATATAGATTTCATGTAACCGGGCTTACCCACGATGCGCATGGATTTCCTACCAATAAATCTACCGAAGCAGGTGAGATGATGGAACGTCTGCGCAAAAAAATATCTTACAATATCAGAGATTTAGTACAGATTGAAAGCCACGAAATGGACGATGCCAGAATAGCCATTTTTGCTGCCGGTATTACCGCCCGCGCTGCCAAAGCCGCTATTGCAATGGCACGCCACGAAGGCATCAAAGTAGGGCTTTTACGTCCGCTTACCATTTGGCCATTTCCAGATGATGCGGTGCGTAAAATGCTGCGAGATGTAGAAACGGTAATTGTACCGGAACTCAATCAAGGACAGCTCATCCACGAAATCCGCCGCCTTACCAAAGATAAGAGCGATAGCGATGTGCTTACCATTCAACGCGTGAACGGACAGCTAATTACGCCTAACGATATTCTACGCAAGATCAAGGAGGTAAGCTAA
- a CDS encoding PLP-dependent aminotransferase family protein yields the protein MITNLHEALSTNIKGMKRSAIRELLKYLGTPGLISFSGGFPSPLTFPTVELKQIMNEVMDTEAASALQYGPTEGDILLRTLLADRYKAQGVDVSVENLIITTASQQALDLIGKMFIDRGDYVIVGLPSYLGGLSAFNSYGAKMIGIPMDDQGEDPVILETELKKLKDMGKKPKFIYLIPDFQNPAGVTMTEQRRKEIIALAHKYDVIIIEDSPYRELRYEGTTQKTMYELDGTGHVVMLGTFSKIFCPGFRIGWVVGHPEVLDKIVVGKQATDLCTPPFTQRIAARYIEKGLLDPKIEEIRKMYSVKQKGFLQALEKYMPEEITWTKPEGGLFMMAFAPEHLDTNALLLDCIKEAKVAYVAGTSFFCDGGGTNTMRLNFSYETLEKNEEGAKRLGDFFKHKLSK from the coding sequence ATGATCACCAACTTGCATGAAGCACTATCCACCAATATCAAGGGGATGAAGCGTTCAGCAATTCGTGAGTTACTTAAATACCTCGGTACTCCCGGATTGATTTCTTTCAGCGGTGGTTTTCCCAGTCCACTCACTTTCCCAACCGTAGAACTAAAACAAATAATGAATGAAGTAATGGATACGGAAGCTGCCAGCGCATTGCAGTATGGACCCACCGAAGGCGATATTTTGTTGCGCACCCTTCTTGCAGATCGATACAAAGCCCAAGGCGTGGATGTAAGCGTGGAAAATTTAATTATTACCACTGCATCACAACAGGCTTTGGACCTCATTGGTAAGATGTTTATCGATCGCGGAGATTATGTGATCGTAGGTTTACCATCATATTTGGGGGGGCTTTCTGCATTCAACTCTTATGGTGCCAAAATGATAGGTATTCCTATGGATGATCAGGGTGAAGATCCCGTAATCTTAGAAACTGAACTCAAGAAGTTGAAAGATATGGGTAAAAAGCCAAAATTCATCTATCTGATCCCGGATTTCCAAAATCCAGCCGGAGTAACGATGACCGAACAACGCAGAAAAGAGATCATCGCTTTGGCACATAAGTATGATGTGATTATCATCGAAGACAGCCCTTATCGAGAACTGCGCTACGAAGGTACCACTCAAAAAACTATGTATGAACTTGATGGAACCGGTCATGTAGTAATGTTGGGCACTTTTTCCAAAATCTTCTGCCCTGGCTTTCGTATCGGTTGGGTGGTAGGACATCCCGAAGTATTGGATAAAATTGTGGTAGGCAAACAAGCTACAGATCTCTGTACCCCTCCATTTACGCAAAGAATTGCTGCTCGCTACATCGAAAAAGGCTTACTAGACCCTAAGATTGAAGAGATTCGTAAGATGTATTCGGTAAAGCAAAAAGGCTTCTTGCAAGCCCTTGAAAAGTATATGCCAGAAGAAATTACATGGACCAAGCCTGAAGGCGGTCTCTTTATGATGGCATTTGCCCCTGAGCACTTGGATACCAATGCGCTGTTATTAGATTGCATCAAGGAAGCAAAGGTGGCGTATGTGGCGGGAACCTCATTCTTCTGCGACGGTGGTGGCACCAATACCATGCGTTTGAACTTCTCGTACGAGACCCTGGAAAAGAATGAAGAAGGCGCAAAACGTTTGGGTGACTTCTTTAAACATAAACTCAGTAAATAG
- a CDS encoding 4Fe-4S binding protein has protein sequence MMSNKVIKDRMGMIIKEEDTPEKMEVELTEVKAPGEKDSPVLIYYNWCKRCGICVAFCPTGCLGLKSDGSPYVQAPEKCIHCETCDRLCPDFAITGAKEK, from the coding sequence ATGATGTCCAATAAAGTCATTAAAGACCGTATGGGCATGATCATCAAAGAGGAAGACACTCCGGAGAAGATGGAGGTGGAACTCACCGAAGTCAAAGCACCCGGTGAGAAAGACTCCCCTGTATTGATCTATTATAATTGGTGTAAGAGGTGCGGAATATGCGTAGCTTTTTGCCCCACCGGCTGCTTGGGCTTAAAGAGCGATGGCTCGCCTTATGTGCAAGCTCCGGAAAAATGTATCCATTGCGAAACCTGTGATCGGCTCTGCCCAGATTTTGCCATCACCGGAGCGAAGGAGAAGTAA